Proteins encoded together in one Lathyrus oleraceus cultivar Zhongwan6 chromosome 5, CAAS_Psat_ZW6_1.0, whole genome shotgun sequence window:
- the LOC127080970 gene encoding uncharacterized protein LOC127080970, with amino-acid sequence MALKIKEEVKNQLDAGFLAISEYPQRVANIVPVPKKDESDQYIFEKPVVTGRIARWKMLLTEYDIQYVTQKAIKGSVLYDYLAHLLVEGYQPLRFDFPDEDIMFIRDFTVPGFEVNTEEGPEPGSRWTLEFDGASNARGHGIGVVITSPTGFHIPFTARLYFDCTNNMGEYEACIYGLEAEIDLRIKVLEVFNDSALVISQVKGDWETRDSKLVPYKEHIRKLIPYFDGISFHHISREENQLEDALATLTSVFKVKWKNEAPSIQIDHLDELTHCLAIEADLDDKPWFYDIKTFLEKQQYPEGISITDKKALRRLSSKFFLNGDVLYKRNYDSVLLRWMDRHEASTIIKSIHEGCEGVHAKGPAMAKKILQAVNGGDGSWEMQPGNFPATTGLHNQMLP; translated from the exons ATGGCactcaagatcaaggaagaggttaaAAACCAGCTAGATGCTGGCTTCTTAGCCATTTCTGAGTATCCGCAGCGGGTTGCTAATATCGTTCcagttccgaagaaggatg AGTCTGATCAG tatatatttgaaaagcctgtTGTTACTGGTAGAATTGCCCGGTGGAAAATGCTGCTAACCGAGTATGATATACAGTACGTGACCCAGAAAGCAATAAAAGGGAGTGTTCTGTATGACTATCTCGCTCACCTGCTTGTCGAAGGTTACCAACcgttgaggtttgactttccagatgaagacatcatgtttatCAGAGACTTTACTGTGCCAGGCTTCGAGGTAAACACTGAGGAAGGCCCCGAACCAGGATCACGATGGACGCTCGAGTTCGACGGTGCTTCCAATGCCCGAGGCCATGGTATAGGTGTTGTTATCACTTCTCCAACTGGTTTCCACATTCCCTTTACCGCTAGATTGTATTTTGACTGCACCAACAACATGGgagaatatgaagcatgtataTACGGTTTAGAGGCGGAAATCGACTTGAGAATCAAAGTCCTTGAGGTATTCAATGATTCAGCTCTAGTAATCAGTCAGGTGAAAGGCGATTGGGAGACTCGGGATAGCAAGTTGGTACCCTACAAAGAGCACATCAGAAAACTGATACCCTATTTTGATGGAATCTCCTTTCACCATATTTCTAGGGAAGAAAATCAGTTAGAAGACGCTCTAGCCACACTGACATCTGtgttcaaagtcaaatggaagaatgaagcaccatcCATCCAGATTGACCACCTAGATGAACTAACACATTGCCTAGCAATCGAGGCTGATCTTGACGATAAGCCTTGGTTCTACGACATAAAGACATTTCTAGAGAAACAGCAATATCCCGAGGGTATATCCATTACTGATAAGAAAGCTCTGAGAAGACTCTCTTCCAAGTTCTTCCTAAACGGTGATGTACTAtacaagaggaattatgattCCGTACTGCTCAGATGgatggatagacacgaagctagTACAATCATAAAGTCCATACACGAGGGCTGCGAGGGTGTACATGCGAAGGGTCCtgctatggccaagaagattctcCAGGCTG TTAATGGTGGTGATGGCTCATGGGAGATGCAACCTGGGAACTTTCCTGCAACTACAGGCCTACACAACCAAATGCTGCCATGA